AAGTTTCTTCCTTTGAGAGGGTCCTCCCGCAAGCCGGAGCCCCCGCTAAGCCGGCGCTGTCGCCGAACTGCCCACGTGGGCTCCGTGGAAATGCGGATTAGGGTTTTGGGTTCTGCTCCGTTCTTGATTTATTTCGTTCGGAGCTGGTAGATTCGGGGGTACAGACGAGTGTAGGGCTCGCGGAGATTTGATGGCGCAGCCGGAGGCCATACTGGAGTGGCTGCAGAAGGAAATGGGGTACCGGCCGCTGGGCCCCTACTCTGCTTCGAGCAAGTCGCAGGCGCCGTCCGCCGACGCGCTCCGCAAGATCTGCCGCGGCAACATGATCCCCGTGTGGAGCTTCCTGGTCAAGCGCGTGAAATCCGAGAAGACGGTGGAGAATATAAGGAGGAATATTACGGTCCATGGCGGGGGAGattcgggcggcggcggggggtcCGCGAGTTTGGGGAAGGAGGAGGGTAGAGGTGGGAAAGgcaggaggaaggagaaggcggGCGGGGACAGCTCCGGCAAGGCGGACAGCAGAGAGGCCGCGCTGCAGGAGAGGGAGTTGGCCGCGAAGGAGGTGGACAGGTTGAGGAACATCTTGAGGAGGCAGAGGAAGGATTTGAAGGCGAGGATGCTGGAGGTTTCGAGGGAGGAGgccgagaggaagaggatgcTCGACGAGCGAGCGAATTACAGGTTGGAGTTGATTCGGTTTTGTTGGTTTGATTTTGTTAAAGCCTGGTAGCTGCTACTTACGGGTTAGATACTGATGACCAAGTAAGTGTGGGAAATTGAACGTGGCGTGCTGTGGCGTGGCGCATAGTGTCGTCATAACATGTTGAAAGTGTCTATGTCTGTCCGGATCACCAGGATTCCAATGATGCGAATCCAAGAACTCTACCTTTTTCTTAGGTTTCATCCTGGGAGTTCAAGAAGTGCCTATCCTTCTTTCTGTTATGTTTTATCTTCTGCCTTTTATTTTAACAAACCTCTGCATCCCAGTGGTTCTGCTTTAAGAAGTTTGtacattcattgatgattagGGTCCGTGGTGAAAGATGAGAAAGCCTCTGAATGAGATTGtttcctttaattaaaatctaaaaatgcCTAAGGCTCTTGTTCTTTTACCAATTTTTAAGAGTCTTAGCTATTGAATTCTTAACTGCATGGCACATTGCTTCTACTGCAGGCACAAGCAGGTGATGTTAGAATCTTATGACCAACAGTGTGATGAAGCAGCTAGAATATTTGCAGAATATCACAGACGACTTCATTATTATGTCAGTCAAGCAAGGGATGCTCAGAATTCCATTCTTCACCCTTCCTCTGAGCTGGCCAATAGTTATGGTGGAGGCAGTGAAAAAGAAGCTGTTTATTCAACCGTCAAGGGTACAAAATCTGCTGAAGATGTTATCCTTATTGAAACCACTCGAGAAAAAAATGTACGCAAGGCGTGCGAGTCTCTTGCTGCACACATGATTGAGAAAGTGCGCAGCTGTTTTCCAGCTTATGAAGGAGGCGGTATACATACAAACCCTCAACTAGAAGCAGCTAAACTTGgatttgattttgatggagAAATACCCGATGAGGTCGCAACTGTAATTTTGTATTGCCTCAAGAGTCCTCCTTTACTGCTTCAGGCGATTACTGCATACACATCGCGGTTGAAAACATTGATTTccagagagatagagaaaatTGATGTCAGAGCTGATGCAGAAATACTGAGGTACGATAATTTTTTCCCAACATTTTCCACTGGCTTCTTTTTGCCTCTCCTTGTTAGTTTACATTTCAATCTACTTGCTTGAAAAGTGGCTGGATTATTTATGCATGTGTTGGTATCTTATATTCTTCACTTAGTTACCTGACTGATATTAGCTTCATTGTGCTCATGAGCTCCTTAATTTCTGAGCAGTTGCTTTTTCAAGTATATGGAACATTTAATAGCGTCAACGAGGAGCTGAAAATGTTGTGTTAGTTTTTGCATAGGCTTTTCTTGAATAGTGGTATATAGCCAGGAAGCGTCTCAGGTTTAAGATTTCGATGTAGGGTAATTTCATGATCTTGTTTAAAAGCTGCATCCTATCAGGACCTTGAAATGGGTGGAAGTTACTTGTCGATGTGTGTTAGTTTGTTCATTGAACGAGCTAATCCTTCAATCAATTTGTCCTGTATTAAATGGCACACGTATGCATCCCATCGCACTAGTTCTTTAAGCAAGCAAAATATTAGTGATTGGTTTCTACTGTTTCATCATTAAGCTCCATCTACTTCTTTTGTGCAGTGTTTGTCAATTGAGCTTCTATTTGCAGATCTTTCAAATATTAATgctctttatttttcataatcaGATACAAGTATGAGAACAACAGAGTAATGGACGTTTCTTCTCCCGATGCCAATTCACCTCTAAACTATCAATTCTATGGCAATGGAAAGATAGGAGTTGATGTGTCTTCTAGAGGAACCCAAAATCAGCTTCTTGAAAGACAGGTTATTTTCTCTTCCAGAAATTACCTTCGTTTATATTCTTGTAGACTTCTGGTTTgaatttatctttatgagacaAGTTTTTTTCTTACTAAACTAGGACACTTATAATGCCAGTTAGTTGTTCTTGTGCTGAactttcatcatcttcatcatatAATAGTTGAAGTGATAAAAAGCAGATGAATGACTCCTGTCTCCtgtcctcttcctcctctatATTGTGAGCAATACATGGCAGGCTAACCGATTCGACTGCTTAATTTAGACAGATATCTTTGGCAATAGATTTGGAATGTAAATTTTCTTGGTCAATTGTCCAATGTGAAAGTACATCTATACATGGAATTAAGATTTCACTTCTTTCTGTGAGAttatgaagaagaaaaacattgcTTAGTTCATCAAATCAGTATCACATTTTATCTATTCATCCTAGTAAAATAGATAGTGCCTTTGCTGCAGGTTTCATGGTTGCGGATGTGTCACTTGCAGTTGTTTATGTGCAATTAAAGATTTCTTTTTAGTTGCATGTATTTGTACTTTGACTTGTAAAAGAAAGCATCTTAACTAGTATTTTCCTTTGTATATAACTCATCTGAGTTGGCACGTTCTTTTAACAACTCCAGTCTTAGTTCTAAATCTCTTGAAGCCTAAAATCTTCTGCAACTATTACATCGTAGTGTCATAACATTTTCTTCTGGACTTGTGGGGAACAAATCAATATGTCCATGTTGCATCTTTGCAAAGTCTTTTAATGTAATTCTTGTGGTGGGTGACTTCAGATACTTAAAGAGTAAGGAATTACATGGCTAAGTGAAATCCAATTCCAATTGACTATAGTCCTCACAAGTTCTGTTGTGTGATTATGACATGATGCCTGTTATTGTCCGCAGAAAGCACATGTTCAGCAGTTTTTGGCTACTGAAGATGCACTTAACAAATCTGCGGAGGCCAGAGATTCTTGTCAAAGGCTTATAAAAGTTCTGCATGGAAGTAGTGATGTGGTTTCTGCAAAAACAGTTGGTACTGGGGTAAAATCACAGAATGTTGGCAGCCTTCGGCAGTTGGAGGTGAGCTCTTTTTATGATAGCTTTGcagttcttttttgttatttatttattattatttttttttttgggggggagggggagggggtgtGTTGGACTAAGGAAATGGAGATGATGGGATGAATGAATGTAGAGTAAGTAGATAGTGAATATATGAGGAGAAtatgatatattttttgaaCATAGTCATGGTAGCTCATGCTCCTGGATATCACTCCTCTCACGTCTTTTGTCAATAAATCATGTCCATATGATTCATGAAGTACCTTCACCTTCAAAATTCCTTATGTACTCGTctagaaaaattcaaagtttattATGTGCATTTGGTTTTCAGGTTTTATATTACAGcactagtttttattttttattttttttggtaattatattACAGCAcgagataaattgcattttcttttttattttccattaatgTAGTTGGAAGTTTGGGCCAAGGAAAGGGAAGCTGCTGGATTGAGGGCAAGCTGGAACACTTTGATGTCTGAAATCCAACGACTAAATAAATTATGTGCCGAGCGAAAAGAAGCTGAAGATTCActgaagaaaaaatggaaaaagattGAAGAGTTTGATGCCCGTAGATCAGAACTTGAAACCATATATACAGCTTTACTCAAGGCTAATATGGTAAATTCTCAgtgccattttttctttttgtcatttgaGAATGTGTTCAATTTCAGAAGGAATAGTTGTCAAGAGGGTTTAGCTAAAAGCCGGTGACTTTTTGAGATGCTTAGGGGAAAGCCACTTAATCTGAATATTGGTActatttgcttattttttactttctttatttacttgttaatttttttttttttggggaaggGTGTCGGCAAGGTAGGTTATTTATCTAAGTATCTTTGTCTTTACACAAGAAATGCTTTGCCAGGCTAACTACATTCTGACCTCTGCAATGTTCCCCCACTGTTGACAACAAGAATGGCTTTTGAATCGTATTGAGGGCTATAGGTAGTGTGGACCTATTATTTCATCACTTGATTCTGGACTGGTTTAGTTACTTTGGTGGAGTCTGATTCTCtggttgaatttaattcattcTGGGCTGCATAAGTGCGAATGTTATTGCTTTTTTAGGGGACCATAAAGTTCTTgttcatttggaaaatattgtAGGATGCCATAGCCTGTTGGAATCAGCAGCCATTAGTTGCCAGGGAATATGCAGCAAGCACTATAATCCCGGCATGCACGGTTGTGATAGACATCTCAAACAGTGCAAAAGATCTACTCGATAAAGAAGTTTCTGCCTTCTGCAGAAGTCCGGATAACAGCCTCTACATGCTCCCATCAACCCCCCAGGTATTTATGACTTCCCAACTTAATTAGCGAGAGCTTTAGTCACAAAGTCCTCTTTCGCTATTATGAAGTTGTTTTCAGTTGCGTCCATGATTATGaaggaaatttttatcattgacCCTATAGCTAGGTGCTAATTTTTCTTGTCAGTAATGTTGGTGACTTGGTGTTCAAGTACTCTGTCTACCATTTACAAAAGAGCTGTTATTCTGATAGGTGGGTTACAACCATGGCATTACTCACGTCTAAGTTAGTTAATTTTGCATGTGGGTGATATTCATAACTTGTGACCCACCAATCAAAAGGGTGGCTGGAGGAAGTTTTCTCGAATCAGAGTTTGAGGAAAATCTATCCGTTTACAAAATCCAACTGGTTTGTTGTGGCTATTAGTTGTTTTTCTCTTTATCCTATTTCATAACCAGATTGGATATAGTTTAGGGGACTTGAAACAAATGCTGATTTCAGATATGCTGCGTCAGAAGTGCAATACCTAAAATTTGTTAGGTCAGGTAGTTTTGGTGATATGTAGAGAGTACTTGCTTATATGGCTTGCTGCTACAAAGGATATTTTTTGTGAGAATGAAAAAGCTGCTTATCCATTCAGATTTTGGTGTAGAGATTGGTAATACTCTCTTATTGCAAGTGCTTCAGGAATTGCTATGGTTGTGTTAGTGacttttgctctctctctcttttttttttctttcaaaatataatgAGGCATGCCTTTTGCTCTGTTTCGTAAGAAATGCTTTGGTAGCTTGGTCCACCAGATGATTTTATTGTTGGCATCGTTCGTAAAAAAACTTTTTCTCCCTTTCAATGAGCTATTCTGTGGCAAAGCTTTTTTTTCTCTGCCATCTTTCGTAACATGTGATTTGAAGGAAACATGTTTTTGAAATGGTTTACAAGACATTGGGGAAGAGTAtatgagaaaattaaacaacAGAAAGGTTCAGTGTGATTTCCTCCATGAGGCTTCTAAGGGCTTAGGACTTCTGTTTTTGAACTTGTCTTGGTATTGCCTTATTGACTTAATCTGCAAAATCTTTCTCACTGGTTTTGTATTTTATGTATGATGAAGggccttattatttatttttctatttgataaTTATTGATACAAAAATGCTGTATGGCATTGCATAAATTAGCTACATATTCAATGCTTcactattttgtcatttttgtaaatGGTCACTTTTGATGCTTTAATGCCCAAATGGGGTAGCAGCAAATATTATGATTGCATTGTGACACTTGATCAAGAGAGAGAGGTTTAGAGTCCTTGTGATTGCTTTACAATATTATGATTGCATTGTGACACttgatcaagagagagagattaagagTCCTTGTGTTGTAGTTGTAATAACTCAACATGTGCCTCTCTTTCCATTGTAGTTTATATTTGAATATTACTTTCATGATTTATGTTAGGCACTCCTGGAGTCTATGGGTTCTAGTGGATCCACAGGACCAGaagctgttgctgctgctgaaAAAAATGCTGCTTTATTGACTGCAAGAGCTGGAGCCAGGGATCCGTCAGCTGTGCCATCCATATGCCGTGTTTCTGCTGCTCTCCAATATCCGGCTGGTGAGTTAAATGGATCTTTATGGAGAAAGTTTCTGGAAAAGGGTGGGGCATGCATCTTCTTGTCAGTCAAAGCACTACAAATGACACCCTAGCCATGATATTGGGCCGTGCACTAGTTGAAATTGAATActagttgaaattgaattttttgtgatGGTCGTGCTTTTATGTGTCAGGTTGCATGTGCCATTGCACTGTTTTAAACTAGATCCTTCTCTGGCTTGGATTTAAGAGCTTTTGGTGACTTGTTATTGTAGGATGTGGTGTATTTGAATTATATGGGGTGTCAAAAAAGCCCATGCTGGCCTGACCTAACTTGGCCTGGCTGAAAATTTGGGGTATTTTGGGGCTGGGCCTTAGTCTTCTTCGGGCAGGGATTTTTAGATATTGGTATTAATAAGGTTGGGGTCGGGTCGAGCCAGTGCGGGCTCTTTTGACATCCCTATAGAGTAGCTTTGAATAAATTTCCGATTTTGTCCCTTTAATGAAACCATTTTATGATATTCCGACCCGGCTCGGCctggcccggcccggcccattCTTTTATGTTATATGATATTCGGGTTTTGGGCGGGTTAGGTTGGGTCAATCACGCCCCCTAAAGGGTTTCGGGTTGGGTATCATGAAAACCAGGCCTGACCCGACCCCTTGACACCCCTAATGCCAATGTCTGATTAACTGCTCAGATTAGAGCTATGCTTTTAAAACACAACAGAATCAGTCTCTGTTCTATGGCCTTCCGGAGTTTCATGAGGGTTTTGATGATTGCAGCAGTGCTAGCCTTTGTGGATAATTCATGTCTCTTAAATTATTTGTTCATATATGTAGGTATGGAGGGGTCAGATGCTGCTTTAGCGTCAGTGCTAGAGTCCTTGGACTTC
Above is a window of Eucalyptus grandis isolate ANBG69807.140 chromosome 9, ASM1654582v1, whole genome shotgun sequence DNA encoding:
- the LOC104419448 gene encoding AUGMIN subunit 5, producing the protein MAQPEAILEWLQKEMGYRPLGPYSASSKSQAPSADALRKICRGNMIPVWSFLVKRVKSEKTVENIRRNITVHGGGDSGGGGGSASLGKEEGRGGKGRRKEKAGGDSSGKADSREAALQERELAAKEVDRLRNILRRQRKDLKARMLEVSREEAERKRMLDERANYRHKQVMLESYDQQCDEAARIFAEYHRRLHYYVSQARDAQNSILHPSSELANSYGGGSEKEAVYSTVKGTKSAEDVILIETTREKNVRKACESLAAHMIEKVRSCFPAYEGGGIHTNPQLEAAKLGFDFDGEIPDEVATVILYCLKSPPLLLQAITAYTSRLKTLISREIEKIDVRADAEILRYKYENNRVMDVSSPDANSPLNYQFYGNGKIGVDVSSRGTQNQLLERQKAHVQQFLATEDALNKSAEARDSCQRLIKVLHGSSDVVSAKTVGTGVKSQNVGSLRQLELEVWAKEREAAGLRASWNTLMSEIQRLNKLCAERKEAEDSLKKKWKKIEEFDARRSELETIYTALLKANMDAIACWNQQPLVAREYAASTIIPACTVVIDISNSAKDLLDKEVSAFCRSPDNSLYMLPSTPQALLESMGSSGSTGPEAVAAAEKNAALLTARAGARDPSAVPSICRVSAALQYPAGMEGSDAALASVLESLDFCLKLRGSEASVLEDLAKAINLVHVRQDLVESSHTLLNHAYRALQEYERATSYCLNLAAEQEKIVMDKWLPELKTAVSNAHNCFEECRYVAGLLDEWWEQPAATVVDWVTVDGQNVTTWHNHVKQLLAFYDKELL